In Rhinoraja longicauda isolate Sanriku21f chromosome 27, sRhiLon1.1, whole genome shotgun sequence, one DNA window encodes the following:
- the LOC144606762 gene encoding mucosal pentraxin-like — translation MKPFVPFVLVMCIYLSESDSAGLDGKSFITNMKTNTTFIRLYASDFSSLAAFTVCLRAASEDTNAYSLLSYATRSSNNELLLWQTSKSQFYLFITKVVAAFSLPEMNALLRHMCVSWESQGGEITVWVNGRRSLRKVGGKGQVVKGSGHFIIGQEQDSVSGGFDIKQSFVGEITDVNMWDRVLKTSEIELISQGCYSEGGNIIDWRSTTFTSGGNVRIENNNDCLF, via the exons ATGAAACCCTTCGTTCCATTTGTGCTTGTGATGTGCATTTACCTGTCAGAATCTGACAGTGCAG GCTTGGATGGGAAATCATTCATCACCAACATGAAAACAAACACCACATTCATCAGGTTGTATGCATCCGACTTCTCCAGTTTGGCCGCCTTTACCGTCTGCCTCAGGGCAGCCTCTGAAGATACTAATGCTTACAGTTTGCTGTCCTATGCAACAAGGTCTTCCAATAACGAACTGTTGTTGTGGCAAACGTCAAAGTCACAATTCTACCTGTTTATAACAAAAGTTGTAGCTGCGTTTTCCCTTCCAGAAATGAATGCTTTACTGAGACACATGTGTGTGAGCTGGGAGTCTCAAGGGGGTGAGATAACAGTCTGGGTCAATGGGAGACGCAGTCTACGGAAGGTTGGTGGAAAGGGTCAGGTTGTGAAAGGGTCTGGTCATTTTATAATTGGTCAGGAGCAAGACTCAGTCAGTGGAGGTTTTGACATCAAACAATCCTTTGTCGGAGAGATAACTGATGTAAATATGTGGGATCGTGTTCTAAAAACCAGTGAGATTGAGTTGATCAGTCAGGGGTGTTACAGTGAAGGAGGGAACATCATTGATTGGAGATCAACAACATTTACATCAGGAGGGAATGTGCGaattgaaaataataatgattgcttattttga